A genomic window from Rhizobium sp. EC-SD404 includes:
- a CDS encoding LuxR C-terminal-related transcriptional regulator — MSLGISSSSDMPAVMGDMQTPYDLLRLLRSKTQAYGFAYFTVLKLPAIGEAKIGALSELSNWPAELTRTYDERKVGASSPILKRLAQSALCFQYTLDELPVVDNGKRPSVVDLFRKFDMVRWAYFPVHCPAYGTGAIGYSGLRDELDMQEMGELQLVSTGIFDQLAKLRGTRDEEKPRLTERERECLRWTAEGKTSFEIGKIIGISEHTVNYYLNTASGKLKSTNRVQAVAVALRSGLLG, encoded by the coding sequence ATGAGTTTAGGCATTTCCAGCTCATCGGATATGCCGGCCGTCATGGGCGACATGCAGACGCCCTATGATCTCTTGCGGTTGCTGCGTTCCAAGACGCAGGCCTATGGCTTTGCCTATTTCACGGTGTTGAAGCTGCCTGCGATCGGCGAAGCAAAGATCGGTGCCTTGTCGGAACTTTCCAACTGGCCGGCCGAACTCACGCGAACCTACGACGAACGGAAGGTCGGCGCTTCGAGTCCGATCCTGAAGCGGTTGGCGCAATCGGCACTTTGTTTTCAGTATACGCTCGATGAGCTTCCTGTCGTGGACAACGGAAAACGGCCATCGGTCGTCGATCTTTTCCGCAAGTTCGACATGGTCCGCTGGGCGTATTTTCCGGTGCATTGCCCGGCCTATGGGACCGGCGCGATCGGCTATTCGGGCCTGCGCGACGAACTCGACATGCAGGAAATGGGCGAATTGCAGCTCGTCTCCACCGGCATATTCGACCAACTCGCGAAATTGCGTGGGACGCGGGACGAGGAAAAGCCGCGGCTGACCGAGCGCGAGCGCGAATGCCTGCGCTGGACGGCCGAAGGCAAGACGAGCTTCGAGATCGGCAAGATCATCGGCATCTCCGAGCATACCGTGAACTATTATCTCAACACCGCTTCCGGTAAGCTGAAATCCACCAACCGCGTGCAGGCGGTCGCCGTCGCCCTGAGAAGTGGGCTGCTCGGATAG